The region ACCTTGGACAGCCCGGACAATTAATAATTGGGGCTTTAAGTGCTGCTCTTTTGGGCTATTATCTACCCTTTCCAGGTTGGATAGGAATAACTACAATTATAATTCTTTCTGGAATAATAGGTGGTTTTTATGCTTCAATTGCAGGCGTATTTAAAAAGTTATATAAAATGGATGAAATGTTAACCACTTTAATGCTTAATTTTATTGCTGATTACTTAACTATATATTTAGCAACCTATCCTTTTCTAGATAAAAAATCATATGTTCCCGCTACAAAAATGATAAAAAAAGAATTTTTTCTTCCTTCTTTTAAGAATCTTAACTCAAGTTTTTTCATTGCAATTTTAATTGCTTTGATATCCTATTTTATCGTGAAATATTTAAAAAAAGGTTATGAATGGAGAATGATGGGATATAATCCTGATTTTTCGAGGATTGGGGGATGTGATAATGAACAAAATTTAATGTGGGTTATGTTCTATACGGGGTTTCTAAGTGGACTTGCAGGCGCATTACTTATACTAGGTGGGACACAGCACAGATTTATTAAAGGCATAGGTGCAAATTACGGTTGGGACGGAATAATGCTTTCTATAGTTGGAGCTAACGGAATATTTGAAACTTCTTTTTTCTCTTTATTTTTTGGCTTTCTAAAAGCTGGAGGCGTTGGAATGGAATTTGAAGTTTCAATACCTTCAGAATTCATTATGGTTCTGCAAGCAACCATCGTTTTACTAGTTGTTTCAACCAGAAGCCTTGTTTCTTTCTATGGCGACAAAATGAAAGCTTATTTTAAGACTCGAAAGGTTGTGAAAGCTCATGAATAATATCATAATTTCATTAATACGGGACAGCTTTAGTAGCGCTACGCCTATTCTTCTTTCAGCTTTAGGAGGAACCTTTACTTTCTATGCAAATGTTTTTAATATTTCCATGGAAGGAATGATGTTAATAGGCGCTTTTTTCGGTGTTCTAGGAAGTTATTTATTTGAAAACTGGGTAATGGGTCTTCTATTTGCATTAATGTCTGGAATTTTAGCATCACTAATATTTTCGTTTTTTGCACTCTTATTAAAAACAGACGAATTCTTAACAGGTATTGGTATGAATATGCTTGCTCTTGGAGGAACAACTTACCTTTTAAGAAACCTATTCAACGTCAAAGGTGCTTTCATATCCCCTCAAATTAAGTCTTTACCAACATGGAATATCCCAGGACTAAATAAAATACCTATTTTATCAGATATACTGAATAATCACCCTTTCATAGTATATGTCGCAATTATTCTAGCATTTTTGATAGACTTTATAATTTTTCATACTAAATTTGGTCTTAGACTTAGAGCAACGGGAGAAGATCAAGAAACTTCTCGTTCTTTAGGAATTAATCCAAATAGAATAAAGTTTAGTTCTATCTTACTTTCTGGTATTTTTTCAGCTGCAGCAGGCACCTTTCTTTCGCTTGGATATGTTACTTTGTTTAGTGAAAATATGTCAAACGGTAGAGGTTGGATTTCATTAGCAATCATTGTTTTAGTCCGTGGACGACCTCTTGGGATACTACTTATGTCTTTAATATTTGGCTTTTTCGAAAGTGCAGCTTTCAGCTTACAAAACATAAATATTCCTTCTCAGATTACAGCTATGGTCCCTTATATAGTTACTATAATTGCACTTTTTATTTATAGTGTTAACAAAGAAAAAATATTAAAACTAAAAAAGGAAGAAAATGAGAAAATAAAAGAGATTTAAATTTAAATACTTTTATTTGCCTTTAAATACAATTAATCTATTGTAATCAAATTTGTAAATATCGCCCTCAGGTGATATTATTAAATTGAATCTTTAAGAAAACGTTTGCAAAATAGATTTAACAAAGAACTCAAAAAAGAGTAGATGAAAGGTATTTTGTGAAATTATTTGTGAAAACGTTTGCTTAATAAAATTAACAAGGTGACTTACATGCCAGATAAGATTACAATCAAAGAGATTGCAAAA is a window of Defluviitoga tunisiensis DNA encoding:
- a CDS encoding ABC transporter permease; the encoded protein is MNNIIISLIRDSFSSATPILLSALGGTFTFYANVFNISMEGMMLIGAFFGVLGSYLFENWVMGLLFALMSGILASLIFSFFALLLKTDEFLTGIGMNMLALGGTTYLLRNLFNVKGAFISPQIKSLPTWNIPGLNKIPILSDILNNHPFIVYVAIILAFLIDFIIFHTKFGLRLRATGEDQETSRSLGINPNRIKFSSILLSGIFSAAAGTFLSLGYVTLFSENMSNGRGWISLAIIVLVRGRPLGILLMSLIFGFFESAAFSLQNINIPSQITAMVPYIVTIIALFIYSVNKEKILKLKKEENEKIKEI
- a CDS encoding ABC transporter permease, with amino-acid sequence MKSLNKILTGIIGIVFSLLVGALLIKIQGNSPIIAYKALYDYGLGSWFSITSTLNNSTPLILTGIAAAIAFSSNVNNLGQPGQLIIGALSAALLGYYLPFPGWIGITTIIILSGIIGGFYASIAGVFKKLYKMDEMLTTLMLNFIADYLTIYLATYPFLDKKSYVPATKMIKKEFFLPSFKNLNSSFFIAILIALISYFIVKYLKKGYEWRMMGYNPDFSRIGGCDNEQNLMWVMFYTGFLSGLAGALLILGGTQHRFIKGIGANYGWDGIMLSIVGANGIFETSFFSLFFGFLKAGGVGMEFEVSIPSEFIMVLQATIVLLVVSTRSLVSFYGDKMKAYFKTRKVVKAHE